A single region of the Sulfitobacter geojensis genome encodes:
- a CDS encoding ABC transporter permease yields the protein MLGFVIQRFLQACGVMAVMSVIVFFGVYAIGNPIDIVIPPDATQDIRDEAIRRLGLDQPLLVQYFTFVGNLLQGDLGRSFVYNMPVLELIGGRLPATLELVLISVVSATVLGVSLGIYAGYRPDSLVSKAIMAVSVLGFSVPSFWVGLILILFFAVNLGWLPAGGRGETVEIWGVAWSFPTLNGLSHIILPAVNLALFKLAMMIRLARAGTREIMLTDTIKFARAAGLSEGTILRRHLLKLISIPIITVFGLELGSTLAFAVVTETIFSWPGVGKLIIDSIAVLDRPVMVAYLILVAFLFVTINFVIDLVFALIDPRVRKGASA from the coding sequence ATGCTCGGCTTTGTTATCCAGCGATTTTTGCAGGCCTGCGGTGTAATGGCCGTGATGTCGGTGATCGTGTTTTTTGGCGTTTACGCCATTGGCAATCCGATCGACATCGTGATCCCGCCCGACGCGACACAGGACATCCGCGACGAAGCGATCCGCCGGCTGGGCCTCGACCAGCCGCTGCTTGTGCAATATTTCACCTTTGTCGGAAACCTGCTGCAGGGTGATCTGGGCCGGTCCTTTGTCTATAATATGCCGGTGCTCGAACTGATTGGCGGACGCCTTCCGGCCACACTGGAACTGGTTCTGATCTCTGTTGTGTCGGCCACCGTGCTGGGTGTCAGTCTTGGCATTTATGCGGGGTATCGCCCTGACAGTCTGGTGTCGAAAGCCATTATGGCGGTTTCGGTTCTGGGCTTTTCGGTGCCCTCCTTTTGGGTTGGGCTGATCTTAATCCTGTTTTTCGCCGTCAATCTGGGGTGGTTGCCTGCGGGCGGGCGCGGTGAAACCGTGGAAATCTGGGGGGTGGCATGGTCTTTCCCCACACTGAACGGGCTGTCGCACATCATTCTGCCCGCGGTGAACCTTGCGCTTTTCAAGCTGGCGATGATGATCCGGCTGGCCCGTGCAGGCACCCGAGAAATCATGCTGACCGACACCATCAAATTCGCCCGCGCGGCTGGCCTTTCCGAAGGCACGATCCTGCGCCGGCATCTGTTGAAACTTATCTCCATTCCGATCATAACTGTTTTTGGCCTAGAACTGGGATCCACCCTTGCCTTTGCGGTTGTGACGGAAACGATTTTCTCCTGGCCCGGTGTGGGCAAGCTGATCATCGACAGCATAGCCGTGTTGGACCGCCCCGTGATGGTCGCCTATCTAATCCTTGTGGCCTTCCTGTTTGTAACCATTAACTTTGTGATTGATCTGGTTTTTGCCCTGATTGATCCGCGTGTGCGTAAAGGGGCTTCGGCATGA
- a CDS encoding creatininase family protein has product MTIAQMNWRDIEAAAARDPRCILPIGSTEQHAQLSVCVDMILAERVATEAAAPLNIPVFPVMPYGLAPYFNDFPGTICLRVETLMAVVRDIIASLRRAGFSQILIVNGHGGNNPVGALAQELMSEYGDVSIKFHNWWNAPQTWAKIQATDSTGSHANWMENFPWTRLAHAPAPEGEKPMVDMALMKACPPAQTRELLGDGSFGGPWQRPDAEMQAIWDVGVAETRAALEGPWAALSHE; this is encoded by the coding sequence ATGACAATTGCACAAATGAACTGGCGCGACATCGAAGCGGCGGCCGCGCGCGACCCGCGTTGTATTTTGCCCATCGGCTCGACCGAGCAGCACGCGCAATTATCGGTTTGCGTTGATATGATTCTTGCCGAACGCGTCGCGACAGAAGCCGCAGCGCCCCTGAACATCCCCGTTTTTCCCGTAATGCCCTACGGCCTTGCGCCCTATTTTAACGATTTCCCCGGCACGATCTGTTTGCGGGTCGAAACCTTGATGGCCGTTGTGCGCGATATCATTGCTTCACTCAGACGGGCCGGGTTTTCGCAAATCCTGATCGTGAATGGTCACGGCGGTAACAATCCCGTCGGCGCTTTGGCGCAGGAATTGATGTCGGAATACGGTGACGTTTCGATCAAGTTTCACAACTGGTGGAACGCGCCGCAGACCTGGGCAAAGATTCAGGCGACCGACAGCACGGGATCACATGCCAACTGGATGGAGAATTTTCCATGGACGCGGCTGGCCCATGCCCCCGCGCCGGAAGGTGAAAAGCCAATGGTCGACATGGCCCTGATGAAAGCCTGTCCGCCTGCCCAAACCCGCGAACTGCTGGGTGACGGATCGTTTGGCGGACCATGGCAGCGGCCCGATGCCGAAATGCAGGCGATTTGGGATGTTGGCGTTGCAGAAACCCGCGCAGCCCTTGAGGGCCCATGGGCGGCGTTGTCCCATGAATGA
- a CDS encoding M20/M25/M40 family metallo-hydrolase — MSDPVVTHALAHETQLVEDLKTLVAFPSVGADPAMAQGMEDARVFIEQRIAAMGFQNTQRLTPPDGSGHAALYGERIDAPGKPTMLIYAHYDVQPADPLEKWNTPPFTATEVDGKLFGRGISDDKAPMMIALDTLAAFIAVEGCLPINVKLLIEGEEETGSPSLIGILETHRDLLAADAVLSADGARWRPDLVALNVGSRGNTGFEMRVQTATQDLHSGRFGGIVANPLHVMSKLVASLHDADGRIAADGFYDGVTEPTEAERAELAAIPSNDANTFGAIDAAPHGEAGYSTLERLWMRPTLDVNGMWGGYTGAGSKTVIPNEAFAKITMRLVPGQVPQKAKQAVLDHLNAQLPDYATLDIYGERGQGGAYAVPPEHPLLGAAVTALQKTSGQVPLKVRIGASLPLTEIVHRILGMDTVMFSFSLSDENFHAPNEFFRLSSITDGLAAWVQIIREIAEIDPADFAPYRRL; from the coding sequence ATGAGCGATCCCGTAGTAACCCATGCCCTTGCGCATGAAACGCAGCTGGTTGAAGACCTCAAAACGCTGGTGGCCTTTCCCTCTGTCGGGGCGGATCCGGCGATGGCGCAGGGCATGGAAGACGCACGTGTCTTTATCGAACAGCGGATTGCGGCGATGGGGTTTCAGAACACGCAACGTCTGACCCCGCCTGACGGCAGTGGCCACGCCGCCCTATACGGCGAGCGGATAGATGCGCCGGGCAAGCCCACAATGTTGATCTATGCACATTACGATGTGCAACCCGCCGACCCGCTGGAAAAATGGAATACTCCGCCGTTTACCGCTACCGAGGTCGACGGCAAACTGTTCGGGCGCGGGATATCGGACGACAAAGCGCCGATGATGATCGCCCTTGATACCCTCGCGGCTTTTATCGCCGTCGAGGGGTGTTTGCCCATCAATGTGAAACTGTTGATCGAGGGGGAAGAAGAAACCGGTTCGCCTTCCCTGATCGGGATTCTGGAAACCCACCGCGATCTTTTGGCCGCCGATGCGGTTCTGTCGGCAGATGGGGCGCGGTGGCGGCCTGATCTGGTTGCGCTGAATGTCGGCTCGCGCGGCAACACCGGTTTTGAGATGCGCGTGCAAACCGCGACCCAAGACCTGCATTCAGGACGTTTTGGCGGAATCGTTGCCAATCCTTTGCATGTGATGTCCAAACTGGTCGCCAGCCTGCATGACGCAGACGGCCGTATCGCGGCCGACGGTTTTTATGACGGCGTTACCGAACCGACCGAAGCCGAGCGCGCAGAGCTTGCCGCGATCCCGTCGAACGACGCAAACACCTTTGGCGCAATCGACGCGGCCCCCCATGGCGAGGCCGGATACTCCACGCTGGAACGCTTGTGGATGCGCCCGACGCTGGATGTGAACGGCATGTGGGGCGGTTACACCGGGGCGGGGTCCAAAACCGTGATCCCCAACGAAGCTTTCGCAAAAATCACCATGCGCCTTGTGCCGGGGCAGGTGCCGCAAAAGGCCAAGCAGGCCGTACTGGACCATCTGAACGCACAATTGCCGGATTACGCCACCTTGGACATCTACGGCGAGCGCGGACAAGGCGGGGCCTATGCCGTCCCGCCTGAACATCCCCTGCTGGGGGCTGCGGTCACTGCGTTGCAAAAGACCAGCGGACAAGTGCCGTTGAAAGTGCGCATCGGGGCGTCCCTGCCGTTGACAGAGATTGTGCACCGGATTTTGGGCATGGATACCGTGATGTTTTCCTTTTCCCTGTCGGACGAAAATTTCCACGCGCCAAACGAGTTCTTTCGCCTGTCCTCTATCACCGACGGGTTGGCAGCATGGGTGCAGATCATCCGCGAGATCGCCGAGATTGATCCAGCCGATTTTGCCCCCTACCGCCGCTTGTGA
- a CDS encoding MarR family winged helix-turn-helix transcriptional regulator yields the protein MAGPQTAHDQNFGKHDAENTPDMLEAKLWDNPCPFTFRLNYLALLYNTPLYTWIQDTYGLKRPEYVALYSLALADGSSARDISETSGFPKNTLSRAIKRLELMGMIEEREKAPGGRRKQALHLSAKGRALYDETRPAFQALEERMLTTLTQGERQILFELMSKVVVGAPEWAGELPAETRLATPKSQIGEPQ from the coding sequence ATGGCAGGCCCGCAGACAGCACATGATCAAAATTTCGGCAAACATGATGCCGAAAACACGCCCGACATGCTGGAGGCCAAGTTGTGGGACAACCCCTGCCCCTTCACATTCCGGCTCAACTATCTGGCATTGCTGTACAATACGCCCCTTTATACGTGGATTCAGGACACCTACGGCTTGAAGCGGCCCGAATATGTCGCGCTTTATTCTCTGGCGCTCGCCGATGGCAGCAGCGCGCGCGATATTTCCGAAACATCCGGTTTTCCCAAAAACACGCTCAGCCGCGCGATCAAACGTTTGGAACTCATGGGCATGATTGAAGAGCGTGAAAAAGCCCCCGGCGGTCGGCGCAAACAGGCGCTGCACCTGTCGGCAAAAGGGCGCGCGCTTTATGATGAAACCCGCCCCGCTTTTCAGGCGCTGGAGGAACGGATGTTGACCACCCTGACCCAAGGCGAGCGGCAGATCCTGTTTGAACTGATGTCAAAGGTTGTGGTGGGAGCCCCCGAATGGGCCGGCGAACTGCCTGCCGAAACCCGCCTTGCCACCCCGAAGTCCCAAATAGGAGAGCCGCAATGA
- a CDS encoding ABC transporter substrate-binding protein — translation MRHQNFLAPIAFALGLAAAGVASAQTLTMGVRGGPESMDPHFSALGSHAEAAKHIFDTLVWSGTDLQIEPGLATSWEAIDDDTWEFKLREGVKFHDGSDFDAEDVKFSIERIPVVTGPTTTAIYVRRVASVDIIDPYTVHINTDGQAATLPNDFIRLFIVSSEAAADYSTPETAAEGFNSGKATIGTGPYKYVSWEPKADLVLERNDDYWRGEGAWEKVIRKEIPNDSSRLAALKSGQVDVINYVSSVDYLALERDSSVDAIKGDSVYVMNLQLDQREETPLVRAKDGSKLDENPFRDLKVRQAIDLAIDRETMVEVVLEGLGKPANQMMPAGFFGSSEKIPTPEYNPAKAKEMLTEAGYPDGFEVDLYCTGDRLPGDAAICQGLGQMLTQVGIKTNVNAISKTVYFPAQARLEYSMFMNGWGTLTGEASYTVGSLAHSNNPEVKLGAFNRIEYKNDEVDALMQAGATMMNPDERRAAYEEAMEKVMADKAYISLVQLQTVWGAKAGKLDFETRFDEDTLAFFIKPAS, via the coding sequence ATGAGACACCAGAATTTCCTTGCCCCCATAGCGTTCGCATTGGGCTTGGCTGCAGCGGGGGTCGCATCGGCTCAGACGCTGACAATGGGCGTGCGCGGCGGCCCTGAATCAATGGACCCGCATTTCTCGGCGCTGGGCTCCCACGCGGAGGCGGCCAAGCATATTTTCGACACGTTGGTCTGGTCCGGCACCGATTTGCAGATCGAACCGGGTTTGGCGACAAGCTGGGAAGCGATTGATGACGATACGTGGGAATTCAAACTGCGCGAAGGCGTGAAGTTCCACGACGGCAGCGATTTTGACGCCGAGGATGTGAAGTTCTCTATCGAGCGCATTCCGGTTGTGACCGGCCCCACGACCACAGCGATCTATGTGCGTCGCGTGGCGAGCGTTGATATCATCGACCCTTACACGGTGCACATCAATACGGACGGTCAGGCTGCGACGCTGCCAAATGATTTCATCCGTCTGTTTATCGTTTCTTCCGAGGCGGCCGCAGATTACTCCACCCCAGAAACCGCCGCCGAAGGGTTCAACTCCGGCAAGGCGACAATTGGCACCGGCCCTTACAAATATGTCAGCTGGGAGCCGAAAGCCGATCTGGTTCTGGAGCGCAATGATGACTACTGGCGCGGTGAAGGCGCTTGGGAAAAAGTGATCCGCAAGGAGATCCCTAACGACAGTTCGCGGCTTGCGGCACTGAAGTCGGGTCAGGTTGATGTGATCAACTACGTGTCGTCCGTAGACTATCTGGCGCTTGAGCGCGACAGTAGCGTTGATGCGATCAAAGGCGACAGTGTTTACGTGATGAACTTGCAGCTGGACCAGCGCGAGGAAACACCGCTGGTACGTGCCAAGGACGGCTCCAAACTGGATGAAAACCCGTTTCGCGATCTGAAGGTCCGTCAGGCGATTGATCTGGCGATTGACCGTGAAACCATGGTCGAGGTCGTATTGGAAGGTCTGGGCAAACCGGCCAACCAGATGATGCCCGCAGGTTTTTTCGGTTCAAGCGAGAAAATCCCGACGCCAGAGTACAACCCTGCAAAGGCCAAGGAAATGTTGACCGAAGCGGGCTATCCCGACGGCTTTGAGGTTGATCTGTATTGCACGGGTGACCGTTTGCCCGGCGATGCCGCGATTTGTCAGGGGCTGGGCCAAATGCTGACGCAGGTCGGCATCAAGACAAACGTCAACGCGATTTCCAAGACTGTTTATTTCCCCGCTCAGGCGCGGTTGGAGTATTCCATGTTTATGAACGGTTGGGGCACGCTGACAGGCGAGGCGTCTTATACCGTGGGCAGCTTGGCACATTCCAACAACCCAGAGGTCAAGCTGGGTGCGTTCAACCGCATCGAGTACAAAAACGACGAAGTTGATGCATTGATGCAAGCGGGGGCCACGATGATGAACCCCGACGAGCGCCGCGCGGCCTATGAGGAAGCGATGGAAAAGGTTATGGCGGACAAGGCCTATATCTCGCTGGTGCAGTTGCAGACGGTTTGGGGTGCCAAGGCTGGTAAACTCGACTTTGAAACCCGATTTGACGAAGACACCTTGGCGTTCTTCATCAAGCCTGCGTCCTGA
- a CDS encoding SDR family NAD(P)-dependent oxidoreductase: MSARTALVTGVVGGIGAAIATRLAADGAHVVLTDLAGDALEATSAELGLPAFGCDLCDPSEVRELHARITADHGAPTLLVNAAGGVRNQVGTPLEEVDPDAWHSIFAVNVDATLYLSQALVPAMKTAGWGRIVTISSGAGLRPSLTGIHAYTAAKHALVGLTKQLSLELGQHGITVNSIAPGFVLSNPATRRQWDAFGPEGQAQLVQRIHTRRLGTAEDIAAAAAFLTSPEAGWITGQILSVDGGIS; the protein is encoded by the coding sequence ATGAGCGCGCGTACCGCCCTTGTGACCGGCGTGGTTGGCGGCATTGGTGCCGCCATTGCTACGCGTCTTGCCGCTGACGGTGCGCATGTGGTGCTGACGGATCTTGCAGGTGACGCGCTTGAGGCCACCTCCGCAGAGCTGGGCTTGCCCGCCTTTGGCTGCGATTTGTGTGATCCGTCTGAAGTGCGCGAGCTTCACGCGCGTATCACGGCAGATCACGGTGCCCCCACCCTGCTGGTGAACGCCGCCGGTGGCGTGCGCAATCAGGTCGGCACGCCGCTGGAAGAGGTCGACCCCGACGCCTGGCACAGCATCTTTGCCGTCAATGTCGATGCCACCTTGTACCTGTCCCAAGCGCTTGTGCCGGCGATGAAAACCGCCGGTTGGGGGCGCATTGTGACCATCAGTTCCGGTGCCGGATTGCGGCCCAGTCTGACCGGCATACACGCCTATACCGCCGCGAAACACGCGCTGGTCGGGTTAACAAAACAGCTTAGCCTTGAACTTGGGCAGCACGGCATCACAGTCAATTCCATCGCGCCCGGTTTTGTGCTGTCCAACCCCGCCACACGCCGGCAATGGGACGCTTTCGGCCCTGAGGGGCAAGCGCAGCTGGTGCAACGCATTCATACCCGCAGGCTTGGGACCGCCGAAGACATCGCCGCCGCCGCCGCGTTTTTGACATCCCCCGAAGCGGGCTGGATCACCGGCCAAATTCTTAGCGTCGATGGCGGCATTTCCTGA
- a CDS encoding DMT family transporter, which translates to MTQPADINNRYGAALLILGAAVFTADVTVLRFLSPEVPFALIISFRSISQLVIVSIWIALRNPALFRSARWPGLVVRGVTSLICWWLYYASFQRLDLALASTLTFTTSLFTIALAPLVLGERIGIKRATTAMLGFVGVIIASGLNGFQVETGVLFGLGSALAAALLIFQNRVLARTEKTATIMFWIGLVASLGTLPAALAGWTAITLQDGLLLAVAGTLATFGMLCTVEAYRFGEVSALATFPYSRILFALVVGYFMFGELATLRESIGAAIIVFCGLVAHERRRKLQP; encoded by the coding sequence GTGACGCAACCTGCGGACATTAATAATCGGTACGGTGCGGCGCTGCTGATCCTTGGCGCGGCGGTCTTTACCGCTGACGTTACCGTGCTGCGTTTCCTCAGTCCCGAGGTGCCGTTTGCATTGATCATTTCCTTCCGGTCGATCAGCCAGCTTGTCATCGTCTCGATCTGGATTGCGTTGCGCAACCCTGCCCTGTTTCGTTCGGCCCGCTGGCCCGGTCTGGTGGTGCGCGGTGTCACAAGCCTGATCTGCTGGTGGCTGTATTACGCAAGTTTCCAACGGCTGGACCTTGCACTGGCATCAACGCTGACTTTCACCACATCCCTGTTCACCATTGCGCTGGCCCCGCTGGTGCTGGGCGAACGGATCGGCATAAAACGCGCGACCACGGCGATGCTGGGTTTTGTCGGCGTAATCATCGCCAGCGGGCTAAATGGGTTTCAGGTTGAAACGGGTGTGCTCTTCGGACTTGGGTCAGCCCTTGCCGCGGCTTTGTTGATCTTTCAGAACCGCGTTTTGGCACGCACGGAAAAAACCGCGACAATCATGTTCTGGATCGGACTGGTGGCCAGCCTTGGCACCCTGCCCGCCGCTCTTGCCGGTTGGACCGCGATCACCCTGCAAGATGGTTTGCTTTTGGCAGTTGCAGGCACTTTGGCCACCTTCGGGATGTTATGCACCGTCGAAGCGTACCGTTTTGGCGAAGTTTCTGCTTTGGCGACATTTCCCTACAGCCGCATCCTGTTTGCACTGGTCGTCGGGTATTTCATGTTTGGTGAACTTGCCACGCTGCGCGAAAGCATTGGCGCGGCGATCATCGTGTTTTGCGGGCTTGTCGCGCATGAGCGCAGGCGCAAATTGCAACCCTAG
- a CDS encoding ketopantoate reductase family protein has protein sequence MNDPVLIWGAGAIGGILGAYWARAGVPVLMVDIVPEHVTACATKGLVIEGPVEEFQQLVPCVTPENLTGTYSRIVLAVKAHATEAALAQLMPHLAEDGYVLSAQNGLNEHVIASHIGAERTIGAFVNYGADWVEPGRILFGNRAAVVVGEIDGSIQNRTTDLHKLLQIFEPDAILTNNIWAYLWGKLGYGAMLFATALSTDSMTENFADPARGPALMGLAREVMRTARAEGVKPKPFNGFDPLAFMPEASDDAALQSLADLAVFNSKTAKTHTGIYRDLAVRKRKTEVDPQVGTVAQIAQSHGIDTPLLRRLVELIHDIEDGRREMSADTFHELTKVLS, from the coding sequence ATGAATGATCCGGTTCTGATTTGGGGTGCCGGTGCGATCGGCGGTATTCTGGGGGCCTATTGGGCACGTGCAGGTGTGCCGGTATTGATGGTTGATATCGTGCCGGAACATGTCACCGCCTGCGCCACCAAAGGGCTGGTGATCGAAGGGCCAGTTGAGGAGTTTCAACAGCTTGTTCCCTGTGTAACGCCCGAAAACCTGACGGGCACCTATTCGCGCATTGTCCTCGCCGTGAAAGCACACGCAACCGAAGCGGCCTTGGCCCAGCTGATGCCGCATCTGGCCGAAGACGGCTATGTCCTGTCGGCGCAGAACGGTTTGAACGAACACGTGATCGCCAGCCATATCGGAGCAGAGCGCACCATCGGTGCCTTTGTGAATTACGGTGCCGACTGGGTCGAACCCGGGCGCATTCTGTTTGGCAATCGCGCCGCTGTTGTGGTGGGCGAGATCGACGGCTCCATCCAGAACCGCACAACAGACCTGCACAAGCTGCTTCAGATTTTCGAACCTGACGCGATCCTGACAAACAACATCTGGGCCTATCTCTGGGGCAAACTCGGCTATGGCGCGATGCTGTTTGCCACGGCGCTGAGCACTGACAGTATGACCGAGAATTTCGCAGACCCCGCGCGTGGCCCTGCCCTGATGGGGTTGGCGCGCGAAGTGATGCGCACAGCACGCGCCGAAGGGGTGAAGCCAAAGCCGTTCAACGGGTTTGATCCGCTCGCCTTTATGCCCGAAGCAAGCGATGATGCCGCGCTGCAAAGCCTTGCCGATCTGGCTGTCTTCAATTCGAAAACGGCCAAAACCCATACAGGGATTTACCGTGATCTGGCCGTGCGCAAACGCAAAACCGAAGTGGACCCGCAGGTCGGCACAGTGGCACAGATCGCGCAAAGCCACGGCATTGATACTCCCCTGCTGCGCCGTCTTGTCGAGTTAATCCACGACATCGAGGACGGCCGCCGCGAGATGTCGGCGGATACGTTTCACGAACTGACAAAGGTGCTGTCATGA